A single genomic interval of Symphalangus syndactylus isolate Jambi chromosome 18, NHGRI_mSymSyn1-v2.1_pri, whole genome shotgun sequence harbors:
- the LOC129468446 gene encoding small ribosomal subunit protein eS24 → MNDTVTIRTRKFMTNRLLQRKQMVIDVLHPGKATVPKTEIREKLAKMYKTTPDVIFVFGFRTHFGGGKTTGFGMIYDSLDYAKKNEPKHRLARHGLYEKKKTSRKQRKERKNRMKKVRGTAKANVGAGKKPKE, encoded by the coding sequence ATGAACGACACCGTAACTATCCGCACTAGAAAGTTCATGACCAACCGACTACTTCAGAGGAAACAGATGGTCATTGATGTCCTTCACCCCGGGAAGGCAACAGTGCCTAAGACAGAAATTCGGGAAAAACTAGCCAAAATGTACAAGACTACACCAGATGTCATCTTTGTATTTGGATTCAGAACTCATTTTGGTGGTGGCAAGACAACTGGCTTTGGCATGATTTACGATTCCCTGGAttatgcaaagaaaaatgaaccCAAACATAGACTTGCAAGACATGGCCTGTATGAGAAGAAAAAGACCTCAAGAAAGCAACGAAAGGAACGCAAGAACAGAATGAAGAAAGTCAGGGGGACTGCAAAGGCCAATGTTGGTGCTGGCAAAAAGCCGAAGGAGTAA